CTGGTTGGTCCTTTTGGGAAGCAGGTTGGCAACGACGAACTTGGTAACCCATCACTCGTAAATCGGAAAATTTTTCGCTACTGGACGGATGAATTCCAAAGTATCGTACGGAGCAGAAATTTGATTCAGAGGTTTGAATTTCAGTTACCAAACGGGAATCGAAGAGATTGTGAAATTGAATATGCGGTTGGTAAGGATGATCAGAAAAAAAATAGAAATTTCTATTCAAATGGATCCCATCTTTTACTATGACTATGTCCAAAAGTTTGCCTGTATGTTGATGATACTTGTCGGTCAATTGAGAAAGGTGAAGAAGTACTACTTCCAGTATTGGACTTTTTTGGTACCGATAGAAGCAGGACAAGATGGATCGAAGATGTCAAGTTTTCTCGAAATGAGACTCGGATCGAAAATGGATATTTAAGGACATTTATTCATGGTGATTCGAAAATCATGAGCTTCCTATCTTGGTATAAGACTTTTGAAGACGAAGCAATCAAATTTCCCAACAAAGACTTCGTTCGTGATCATCTTGAAGCCGTTAAAGAGGCTATTCTCTCCATGATAGAAGATTGGAAGGATTTGGCCTTCAGCTGGGCTGAGGATGACTTGGTGGGCACGGTCGTTGATGAAAATGGTGTCCAAACACTGCGTTTATTCCGCGATTTAAGCGATGGATACCGAAGCATGGTCGCTCTTGTCGGTACAATTGCTTGGCGCTGCGTTCGTTTGAACCCGCATTTGGGTAAAAATGCAGCCAAGGAATCTCCTGGGATCATCCTCATCGATGAACTCGACCTCCATCTCCATCCCAATTGGCAAAAACGTATCGTTGGCGACTTAAAGCGCACCTTTCCCAAAATCCAATTCATCTGCACCACGCACTCGCCGTTTATCGTGCAGTCACTCGAGGCAGATGAAATTATTAGTTTGGATGGAATTGTAGACGTTAATCCTAGTTCGCTAAGTTTGGAGGACGTCGCAGAGGAAATCATGGGTGTTGAGAGCCCGTTTTCGATTGAAAATCAAAAGACTGAAGAAATCGCAACCAAATACTTGGAAGCAATAGATGGAACAGAAAAGGGTACTGTCGACGTCGAAGATCCAGGTGAGAAAGGCCTCGAATTCCTCGGAAACAGCAATAAGGAGACCGAACTGAACGAATTGGAACAGCAAATATCTGACCCTGTGATGCGCGCATTTCTTCAAATGCAGCGGCTGAAATACAAAAAGTAAAAATATGCGCCCGATTGACAAAGGTCCAGTTCCAATTTTGTCAGGCCGCCCCAAAAAGGTCTCCGACTACAAGGATTGGCGGGAAGACTTGATGAATCGGCTTGGAAATTGTTGTTGCTATTGCAATATGCCGTTGACAGACAGCCCGCAAGTCGAACATGTGAGTCCTAAAAATCCACAGCCCGGTCAAACCGCAGGTTCCTTTTTGGAATGGGAGAATATGGTTTTGGCTTGTGGCCCATGCAACCGATTCAAATCCAATCAACCGACTTCCGAGACACTCCATTATCTGGCCGAGTACCACAACACCCATTTGGTATTTGAGTATGTCGAAGTGCCTCATCCGTCCAAACCCAACCGAATGGCCTGTATTCCCCAACCTCGAAACATAAACGCCATAGACTCCGCAAAGGCAAAAGCAACCATTGAACTTTGCAAATTGGGCGCTATCCGCAAAATTGATCCGCGGTGCACCGATATGCGATGGTATTTTCGTCACAAGGCATTTTTGGCAGCAAAAACCTATCGACAGTATTGGGACAAAGAGCCTGAGAACGCTGCAACTTTTCTCGAATTGATGAAGATCTCTGTCTTAGGAAGCGGCTTTTTCTCCGTTTGGATGCAGATTTTCGCGGACATTCCCGAAGTCTGCCAAGCCCTCATCCAAGCATTCCCCGGCACAGCCCAAAACTGCTTCGACCCAAACGGCAACCCCATCCCAAGAAACGGCTCCGAAATCTAGTTCCATCCCCATTTGTGGAAACCCTGTGGAAACCCATTCCCCCACGCTCCAAACATCTGCCGTAACTTTGTAATCGGCCAAATGCTGAATCCTGCCCGCAGAATTCAACACGCAAGCTGATTCTGCGAATTCTGTAAATTCTGCTTATTTCTGCTCCTATGCCCGAGTTTGTCCATTTGCACAACCACACTGAGTTCAGCCTCCTCGACGGGGCGGCCAAAATCAGTGATATGATTCAAAAGACTTGCGATTGCGGCATGAAGGCCGTCGCGATCACCGACCACGGTAACATGTACGGTGTTCCCAAGTTTGTTTTGGAGGCTAAAAGCAAGGGAATCAAGGCCATTGTCGGATGCGAATTCTACATCGCCAACGACCATACCCTGAAACGCCGCGAAGAATCTGAAGGCGACGGCGAAAAGAAGAAGCTCAAAACCAACTTTCACCAAATTCTTTGGGCAAAAAATGCCCAAGGTTACCAAAACCTCATCAAACTTTGCTCGATCGGCTTTGTCGACGGATTCTACTACAAACCCCGCATCGACCGGAAGCTTTTGCGCGAACATTCCGAGGGGTTGATCGGCTCGACGTGCTGTTTGGGCAGCGAGGTCAACCAAGCCTTGCTTTCCCATGGGGAAGACGCCGCCGAAGCCATGATGCGCAACTACCTCGAGATTTTTCCGAAGGAAGATTATTACGTAGAGATTCAGCGCCATGGATTGGAGGACCAAGACAAATGCAATGAATGGCTCCTCCGAATGGCCAAAAAATATGAATTGAAAGTCATCGCGAGCAACGACGTCCACTACGTCAACGAGGAGGACAGCGATGCCCACGATTTGTTGCTTGCCCTGCAAACGGCAAGCGACTACAATGACCCCAAGCGCTTCCGATTCACCGATGACCGCGGCAATCTGAATCGGAATTTTTACTTCAAGACTCCGGCGGAGATGGGCAAACTCTTCGCCGACGTGCCTTTTGCCCTCGACAACACGATGGAGATCGCCGACAAATGCGACTTCAAAATGAACCTTGCAGGCGACATGCTCCTGCCGCAGTTCAAGGTGCCGGAGGGTTTCCTCGACATGGACGATTACCTGCGCTTCCTCACATACGAGGGCGCACGCAAGCGTTACGGGGAGATCAGCTTGGAACTCGAGGAGCGCATCGAATTGGAATTGCGGGTCATGGCGAAGATGAAGTACGCGGGTTACTTCTTGATTGTGCAATCCTTTACCACCGAAGCGCGCCGCCGTGGCGTTTACGTCGGTCCCGGTCGTGGTTCGGCGGCAGGTTCCGTCGTCGCATACGCCCTCGGAATCATCAACGTCGATCCGCTGCGGTATCAGTTGCTCTTCGAAAGGTTTTTGAATCCTGACAGGGTTTCGCCACCCGATATTGACATCGACTTTGACGACGAAGGCCGTCAAGAGGTCATTGACTTTGTGGTCACAGAATACGGGCGTAACTCTGTGAGTCAGGTGATTACCTACGGAACGATGGGCGCAAAAACTGCCCTCCGTGATGTAGGCCGCACACTCGGAATTCCACTTGCGGAGGTCAACCGTATCGCCAAATTCGTTCCGGAAAAGCCGGGAATGACCTTCAAAAAGGCGATGACAATGGACGAAAATCCGGACTTCGCCCAAGAATTGGCCAAGGCTTTTGAAAGCCCGGACCCGGAAGTGCGCAGAATGATGAAGTTTGCGAAAACGCTCGAAGGCACCGCCCGGCACACGGGTGTGCACGCCTGCGCTGTGATCATCGCGCCGGGCGAAGTGAGCAATTTCGTGCCGATTTCCGTTGCCAAAGACAAAAGCCTTGTCACGCAGTACGACGGCCCGATGGCCGAGAAGGCCGGTCTCTTGAAAATGGACTTCCTCGGTCTCAAAACCTTGTCGATCATCAAGACCTGCGTGCACATGGTCAAGGATCGCTATCAGGTCGAAATCGACCCGGAAGAAATCGACATCACCGACCTCAAGACCTTTGAGCTGTATCAGCGTGGCGAAACCGTGGCGACGTTTCAGTTCGAGTCCGACGGCATGCGCAAGTACCTCAAGCAGTTGCAGCCGACCGACATCGAAGATTTGATCGCCATGAACGCGCTTTACCGGCCGGGTCCGATGGACAACATCCCGACCTTCGTCAACCGGAAACATGGTCGCGAACCGATCATTTATCCCCATGAGATGTTGGAGGGGATCCTGAAGAACACTTACGGGATCATGGTCTATCAGGAGCAGATCATGCAGGTGGCGCAAAAAATGGCGAAGTACACGCTCGGTCAAGCCGACTTGTTGCGCCGAGCCATGGGTAAGAAAAAGGCCGATGTCATGGCGCAGGAGCGCGAAGGCTTCGTCAAGGGAGCCCTCGACAACGGGGTGGACGCGAAAAATGCCGGCGAAGTCTTTGACACCATGGAGAAGTTTGCTTCCTATGGTTTCAACAAGTCCCACGCAGCAGCATATTCGGTTTTGGCATTCCGGACGGCCTATTTGAAGGCGCATTATCCGGCAGAGTATATGGCGGCGGTCCTCACCCACAACGTGAGCGACATCACCAAGATCACCTTCTTCATTGAGGAATGCCGTCGCATGGGCATCAAGGTGTTGTCGCCTTGCGTGAACGAATCGATGCGTTTGTTTGCGGTGACCGATGCCGGGACACATCCGGTTTGGGTTGGAGGCGATTAAAGGTGTCGGCGGAAACATGGTGGATGCCTTGATTGCCGAGCGCAAGAAAAACGGGCGTTATACCAGCCTGTTTGACATGTGCAAACGCATTCCGACGGGAAGCATGAACCGGAAAGCCTTGGAACAACTCGCCTACGCGGGCGCCTTGGACACCTTCGAAATCAGGCGTCCGCAGTATTTTGAGCCGATCGATGGCACGAGCAATCTTTTGGAAAAGGCAGTCCAATATGGCAACAAGATTCAGTTAGAGAAGAATAGCTCGCAAGTGAGCCTGTTTGGTGCGAGCACGGGTGCTGTGGGAGGAATCCAAGAGCCCAAGGTGCCTGCCGCCGAGGATTGGACGCTCATGGAAAAGCTGAACTTTGAAAAAGATGTCATCGGATTTTTCCTGTCAGGACATCCGTTGGATACCTATAAGCTGGAAATCAAGAGCTTCACGAGCACGGGCTTGGTCGATATCGAGAAATTCAAGAACAAGGAACTTCGCATCGCTGGAATCGTTACGAAAAAGCGGGAGGGTATGACCCGGAAAGGCAACAAGTTTGCCACTTTCGGGCTCGAGGACTTTTCGGGAGCTGTCGAATTGGCATTGTTTGGAGATGACTTTGCGAAGTTTCGCAACTACATCGAGGTCAACAACATGCTCTTCATCAATGCCAAATATGTCCCCGGCTTCCGTGACCAAAACGAATTCGAACTCAAGATCGTCGACATCAAGTTCTTGGCAGACACAGTTGAGAAATTGTCGAAACGTCTTTGCCTTGACATTCCTTTGAATGTGATCGACGACAACCTTGTTTTTGAGTTGGAGGCGCTTTTTGCGGCGAATAAGGGCAAATGCGCGCTGGAATTCAACATTGTGGACCGGGAAAACCGCATAACTGTGCCTTTGACGAGTCGCACAATGATGGTGCAGCCCGGTCTTGAATTGATCCAAGCCTTGGAAACATTTGACATCGAATACCAGTTGAAGTAGGAATTCCTTAGATTCGAATACTTGAAACAATAAGATACTATGAGTGTGGAACACAAAACTCTGGAAATCACCGACGCCAACTTCGAGGAACTGGTGTTGAAGTCTGACAAGCCCGTCATCGTCGATTACTGGGCAACATGGTGCGGCCCTTGCAAGATGCTGAGCCCGATTGTCGAGGAGCTTGCCAAAGAAATGGATGGCCAAGTGGTTTTCGGCAAAATGGATGTTCAGAAGAATATGACTGGGACCAAATACGGCGTTTCGGCACTTCCAACACTGATGTTCTTCAAAGGAGGCCAGAAAGTCGAGAGCATCATGGGCGTACCGACAAAAGCAAAACTCAAGGAAAAGGCACAGTCAATGCTTTGATCTATTCGACGCTTTTCTTGAATTCCTGGAGCAGGCATCTGTCTACTCCAGGAATTTTTATTTACCTCCACAACGCATCCCGGGAGTGATGACCAAAAGGCGGGGAATCACACTCACAGCCTCCATTTGCAATTGAACCCGTTCTGTTTCCAAGGCCACGATTTCCTGCTCCCATGCAGCGCGATCACTTGGCGTAATGGTCACAGGGTTTCCCTGTGGAAGTTGAATTTTGACCCTCAGCGTATCAATTTTGCCTTTGATGGCATCAATTCTTGGCAAAATCTCCTTCTCACGTTGCGCTTTGTCAGACAATGCCATGGCGATACCCAATTCCTTGACAAAGGTCGAGACGCGATACAACAATTGGTCACGGAAGCGTAGCAAATAGTTTCCCGTACTGCCGAACTTCTCCACTTGAATGCGCGTTTTAGCCGAATCTAGATAGGTTTGTTGCGCTTCCAGCTTGACCAGATAGGTTTTGCCGACCTCCTTGCTGAGATCCAATTTTCTTGGACGGATCGAAAAGCACGCGTCTTCGTTGCAGTGGCGAGCCTGCGTATCTGAGTCAAAATCATTGTTGATTTTAGGCGCCCTGCCGGGTTTCAGCGTTCCTTCTGGCGCAATGGATTGACAATCTTCACAGTAGAATGCAAGATGTAACTCCGATTGGCTTTTGATTTCCACAAGGTAGGTTCCTTCTGTTTGCAACTTGGTCGAATCGATTTCCCAATAAAACGGGAACTTGATCGGACTGACTTCTTCATCAAAATCTTTGTTTCTGCGGTAGTAATGAAGAATGTATTGTTTGTTGCCAACGGCCCTTGCTAGATTTTCAGGGCGCATTGCCAAGGCCTGGATATCCTCCAATTCAAGTCCCGGTTGCAGCTTTCCCCCAGGCCTCGCCAATTCATTCGTCGTGGAAAGTATGGATTCGAGGCAGGTTTCACTGTTGGGGGCAAGGCGGATGGCAAAGCGGTCGTCATCGCAACCAGCGAGAACGGCAGCAACCAATAACGTAAGTGTCACGAGAAGTTTATTTCGAATCATCGTCTTTTTCAATCCTAGGGTAGGAATCATCGGGCATTCAGAACCCTGTTTTTCAGCCTTTACACCCAAAAATAGACTTTTCTCTTGACGAAAAGCTTTTTTCATACAAGTCGGTTCAGATTTTTGAATGACAATTTTTTTTTCCAAATTCGATTCATAGTTCAATAGTTCGGATTTCATGTATCGCATTCATTTTACAGCTCGCTCATGACAATGAACGATTTGCTCTCAGAGTGGAATGAGGAGCATCCGCTTTCCAATGGCAATGAAGATTGGAAGGCCATTCCCGGCATACCCGCTTTTCAACATCCTGAAATCCAGCATCTTTATGCTTGGGGATTTGATATTCCGACGGCGGTCGTCAAAAGGATACTTTCACTGCCGGTGGAGTCCTTGATTTTGGACTTGGAGCTTGTGCTGCAAGACGCCGATGACCGGTATGCGGCCTATCTCCAACGTGAGGAAGCAGCCAAGGAGCCATTGCCCTTGAGCCTGATTTCATTCCCCGTTCACGCGATTTTCCTCCTTGCCGAACTCAAAGCCACCAATAGCCTCGGAAAAGTCTGCCGATTCCTGGGCAAAAATCCTGAAATGGTGGATTATTGGCTGGCAGACCATCTCTCCGAAGATTTGTGGTTGGCGTTGTTCAAACTTGGCAAGGACAATTTGGAGCGTCTGCAGAAATTCGCACGCAACCACGATGCCGATTGGCGTGCAAGGGCGGCTGCAACAGCAGCCGTGGCACAGGTTGCTTGGCACTATTCCGCCCGTCGCAAGGAGGTTTTTGCCTGGTTTGAAGCATTTTTTGGGTATTACCTGGAAGAATTTCAAGATGACGATGATGCCCTGCTGCTCGGTGCTACCATTTCCGAAGTCGCCGACTTGCGTGCGCCTGACCTGCTTGATGCAATTGAAAGCCTCTTTAATGAGGATTTTGTAGAAACCTCCACATGCGGATCCTTCCTGGAAGTTCAGGGAGATATGTATGAGCCCGTCAACAATTGGGCAAAAAGACCGATCAAAAGCATTTTTGATGTCTACGAGCACTTTACGGATACTTGGGAAGCCTACTCCGACCCGGGAGATGATGATGATGCCGAATTACTGAGCGGCGGTGCCTTCATGCAATCCAAGGACAAAAACAAAGGTTTGGCATCGTTCAATCCCAATCCACAGCTGCCCAAGAAGGAACCCACACCCGGCCGCAACGACCTTTGCCCCTGCGGTAGCGGGAAGAAGTATAAAAAGTGCCACGGCTGATCAGAATTCTCAGAATTCACAGAATTTCCAGAATCGAATACTGATTAGAATTTGAAGGATTGCAATAATTCAAAGTAGTATCGAATTCTCGCAACCGTTCTCAAATTCAACAAGCATGTGAATTCTGCTAATTCTGTAAATTCTGATTCAGACAACAGAAAGTGCCTGCTCCAAGTCCGCGATCAACTCCTCTGGCGATTCCAATCCGACGTAGA
The window above is part of the Bacteroidota bacterium genome. Proteins encoded here:
- a CDS encoding AAA family ATPase, with translation MRIFSIELENFRMFEKKRVEFPAMFSVLIGENGTGKSAILEALSICLDRNLVGPFGKQVGNDELGNPSLVNRKIFRYWTDEFQSIVRSRNLIQRFEFQLPNGNRRDCEIEYAVGKDDQKKNRNFYSNGSHLLL
- a CDS encoding AAA family ATPase, producing MSFLSWYKTFEDEAIKFPNKDFVRDHLEAVKEAILSMIEDWKDLAFSWAEDDLVGTVVDENGVQTLRLFRDLSDGYRSMVALVGTIAWRCVRLNPHLGKNAAKESPGIILIDELDLHLHPNWQKRIVGDLKRTFPKIQFICTTHSPFIVQSLEADEIISLDGIVDVNPSSLSLEDVAEEIMGVESPFSIENQKTEEIATKYLEAIDGTEKGTVDVEDPGEKGLEFLGNSNKETELNELEQQISDPVMRAFLQMQRLKYKK
- a CDS encoding HNH endonuclease, which translates into the protein MRPIDKGPVPILSGRPKKVSDYKDWREDLMNRLGNCCCYCNMPLTDSPQVEHVSPKNPQPGQTAGSFLEWENMVLACGPCNRFKSNQPTSETLHYLAEYHNTHLVFEYVEVPHPSKPNRMACIPQPRNINAIDSAKAKATIELCKLGAIRKIDPRCTDMRWYFRHKAFLAAKTYRQYWDKEPENAATFLELMKISVLGSGFFSVWMQIFADIPEVCQALIQAFPGTAQNCFDPNGNPIPRNGSEI
- the dnaE gene encoding DNA polymerase III subunit alpha, with amino-acid sequence MPEFVHLHNHTEFSLLDGAAKISDMIQKTCDCGMKAVAITDHGNMYGVPKFVLEAKSKGIKAIVGCEFYIANDHTLKRREESEGDGEKKKLKTNFHQILWAKNAQGYQNLIKLCSIGFVDGFYYKPRIDRKLLREHSEGLIGSTCCLGSEVNQALLSHGEDAAEAMMRNYLEIFPKEDYYVEIQRHGLEDQDKCNEWLLRMAKKYELKVIASNDVHYVNEEDSDAHDLLLALQTASDYNDPKRFRFTDDRGNLNRNFYFKTPAEMGKLFADVPFALDNTMEIADKCDFKMNLAGDMLLPQFKVPEGFLDMDDYLRFLTYEGARKRYGEISLELEERIELELRVMAKMKYAGYFLIVQSFTTEARRRGVYVGPGRGSAAGSVVAYALGIINVDPLRYQLLFERFLNPDRVSPPDIDIDFDDEGRQEVIDFVVTEYGRNSVSQVITYGTMGAKTALRDVGRTLGIPLAEVNRIAKFVPEKPGMTFKKAMTMDENPDFAQELAKAFESPDPEVRRMMKFAKTLEGTARHTGVHACAVIIAPGEVSNFVPISVAKDKSLVTQYDGPMAEKAGLLKMDFLGLKTLSIIKTCVHMVKDRYQVEIDPEEIDITDLKTFELYQRGETVATFQFESDGMRKYLKQLQPTDIEDLIAMNALYRPGPMDNIPTFVNRKHGREPIIYPHEMLEGILKNTYGIMVYQEQIMQVAQKMAKYTLGQADLLRRAMGKKKADVMAQEREGFVKGALDNGVDAKNAGEVFDTMEKFASYGFNKSHAAAYSVLAFRTAYLKAHYPAEYMAAVLTHNVSDITKITFFIEECRRMGIKVLSPCVNESMRLFAVTDAGTHPVWVGGD
- the trxA gene encoding thioredoxin; protein product: MSVEHKTLEITDANFEELVLKSDKPVIVDYWATWCGPCKMLSPIVEELAKEMDGQVVFGKMDVQKNMTGTKYGVSALPTLMFFKGGQKVESIMGVPTKAKLKEKAQSML
- a CDS encoding DUF1186 domain-containing protein; the encoded protein is MNDLLSEWNEEHPLSNGNEDWKAIPGIPAFQHPEIQHLYAWGFDIPTAVVKRILSLPVESLILDLELVLQDADDRYAAYLQREEAAKEPLPLSLISFPVHAIFLLAELKATNSLGKVCRFLGKNPEMVDYWLADHLSEDLWLALFKLGKDNLERLQKFARNHDADWRARAAATAAVAQVAWHYSARRKEVFAWFEAFFGYYLEEFQDDDDALLLGATISEVADLRAPDLLDAIESLFNEDFVETSTCGSFLEVQGDMYEPVNNWAKRPIKSIFDVYEHFTDTWEAYSDPGDDDDAELLSGGAFMQSKDKNKGLASFNPNPQLPKKEPTPGRNDLCPCGSGKKYKKCHG